From the genome of Nocardia sp. NBC_01503, one region includes:
- a CDS encoding SDR family NAD(P)-dependent oxidoreductase: MDLGLKDKVALVAGGSSGIGLAIARELAAEGAHVAIGARDPDRLAAAERVVKAVARGRIHATCVDITDATATRRWVEEVAAEFGGLHIVVVSGGTPPTGSASTFAAADYRQAVDTVLMPAVELALAALPHLRKKHWGRVLFVASETALVPISGLALSGVTRAAIVRFAQSLAADVGRDGVTVNVLAPSATRTPLLERVLTQGSADVEDQLAAVGRETAVGRVAHPDEIAALATFLAGERAGYITGTVQLIDGGSSVLGASSSHYTVSQEETC, translated from the coding sequence GTGGATTTGGGATTGAAGGACAAGGTAGCACTGGTCGCGGGCGGATCCAGCGGTATCGGACTGGCGATTGCCCGCGAGCTCGCCGCCGAGGGCGCACACGTCGCCATCGGTGCCCGCGACCCGGACCGGCTCGCCGCGGCCGAGCGGGTCGTGAAAGCGGTGGCGCGCGGCCGTATTCACGCCACGTGTGTGGACATCACCGACGCCACGGCGACCCGCCGCTGGGTCGAGGAGGTCGCCGCGGAGTTCGGCGGACTCCATATCGTCGTGGTCAGCGGCGGCACTCCGCCGACCGGGAGCGCGTCGACCTTCGCGGCGGCGGACTACCGGCAGGCGGTCGACACGGTATTGATGCCCGCCGTCGAACTGGCACTGGCGGCGCTCCCCCATCTGCGGAAAAAGCATTGGGGCAGAGTGCTTTTCGTGGCCTCGGAGACGGCGCTGGTCCCCATCAGCGGACTGGCCCTGTCCGGGGTGACCAGGGCGGCCATCGTGCGGTTCGCCCAATCCCTGGCGGCGGATGTCGGCCGCGACGGTGTGACCGTCAATGTGCTCGCACCGAGCGCGACCCGCACACCGCTGCTGGAACGAGTCCTGACACAGGGATCCGCCGACGTCGAGGACCAGCTGGCCGCCGTCGGCCGCGAAACCGCCGTGGGGCGGGTCGCGCATCCTGACGAAATCGCCGCCTTGGCAACATTTTTGGCCGGTGAACGCGCCGGTTACATCACCGGCACCGTCCAGCTGATCGACGGCGGCTCGAGCGTGCTCGGCGCATCCTCATCGCACTACACCGTTTCCCAGGAGGAGACATGCTGA
- a CDS encoding sulfotransferase translates to MTGAAPVKVLCVTGWCRNGSTILGNILNEIPGVFHVGELHFLWKNAAGRGVNEQCGCGHKLVDCPFWSTILPIGRPAGATLEAHADTVIRRQLGHIRTRHTWQLLARGPHNEDVRAHTDLMSRIYRAVAERGDSPVIVDTSKMPGEAALLAHMDGITPYYLHLVRDPRAVAQSWSKPKEYVYAMSPAKSTGYWTGFNLASHAINRRYPRRSLFLRYEDFIAEPAATIDTVLRWCELDPASNPMTDRTVQLHANHTVTGNPDRFNTGVTVIRPTDDRWHSALPDSARRTATALSWPLALRYGYLTGAEPGGRG, encoded by the coding sequence ATGACAGGCGCAGCACCGGTCAAGGTCCTGTGCGTCACGGGATGGTGCCGCAACGGCAGCACCATCCTCGGCAATATCCTCAATGAGATTCCGGGCGTATTCCATGTCGGGGAACTGCATTTCCTCTGGAAGAACGCTGCGGGCCGCGGAGTCAACGAGCAGTGCGGCTGCGGCCATAAGCTCGTCGACTGCCCCTTCTGGTCCACGATCCTGCCGATCGGAAGGCCCGCCGGGGCCACGCTGGAAGCCCACGCCGACACGGTCATCCGCCGCCAGCTCGGCCATATCCGAACCAGGCATACCTGGCAGCTACTCGCCCGCGGTCCGCATAACGAGGATGTTCGCGCGCACACCGATCTGATGTCCCGGATCTACCGGGCCGTCGCCGAGCGCGGCGATTCGCCGGTGATCGTCGATACCTCGAAGATGCCCGGTGAGGCAGCGTTGCTGGCGCATATGGACGGCATCACCCCGTACTACCTGCATCTGGTGCGCGATCCACGGGCCGTGGCCCAATCATGGAGCAAGCCGAAGGAATACGTGTACGCCATGTCGCCCGCGAAGAGCACCGGCTACTGGACCGGCTTCAACCTCGCCTCGCACGCGATCAACCGGCGCTATCCGCGGCGGTCGCTGTTCCTGCGCTACGAGGACTTCATCGCCGAACCGGCCGCGACGATCGACACGGTGCTGCGATGGTGCGAGCTCGACCCGGCGTCCAACCCGATGACCGATCGAACGGTGCAGCTGCACGCCAATCACACGGTCACCGGAAACCCGGACCGCTTCAACACCGGTGTCACCGTGATCCGCCCGACCGACGACCGCTGGCACAGCGCCCTGCCCGATTCCGCCAGGCGAACGGCGACGGCGCTGTCCTGGCCACTCGCGCTGCGCTACGGGTATCTCACCGGCGCTGAGCCCGGCGGAAGAGGGTGA
- a CDS encoding MFS transporter has protein sequence MTAPSETGKLPRLAIAGVFGGLFCGYLGLSAAIPVLPDHVRDRFGAGDLMVGLVVTATALTALLTRPVFGGLADRHGYRSVMRFGALALAFGGLLYFVPLGLIGLIAVRLLLGVGEAALFTAGAAWTVLLAPHNRRGQLIGLYGIAMWGGISLGTALGAALRHLGIDAVWTLCAATPLAGFVLISIVAPEPRVARSGGGRGLMLRPAALPGLALALAAAGYVGLAAFIIRDLQVRGIGSGAVVLSIFSAVYAGTRLVIGKLPDQLGPRRVGTWSGIGEALGLLIIAWSPNLPVAVLGVVVMGVGFSLLHPSLALMVMNSTESTKQGAALGAYTSFWDLGLFVWGPATGAIASGLGYPAVFLVGAGCACAAAVMANTIRQSPPPAAKGVSE, from the coding sequence ATGACGGCGCCCTCGGAAACCGGAAAGCTCCCACGACTCGCGATCGCCGGGGTGTTCGGCGGATTGTTCTGCGGCTACCTGGGCCTGTCCGCGGCCATCCCGGTACTACCGGACCACGTCCGTGACCGCTTCGGTGCGGGCGATCTCATGGTCGGTCTGGTGGTCACGGCCACCGCGCTGACGGCTCTGCTCACCCGGCCCGTATTCGGCGGGCTGGCCGACCGGCACGGCTATCGGTCGGTCATGCGGTTCGGCGCCCTCGCGCTCGCGTTCGGCGGGCTGCTGTACTTCGTGCCGCTCGGCCTGATCGGGTTGATCGCGGTGCGCCTGCTGCTCGGCGTGGGCGAGGCCGCACTCTTCACCGCGGGAGCCGCCTGGACCGTCCTGCTCGCACCGCACAACCGGCGCGGCCAATTGATCGGGCTCTACGGCATCGCCATGTGGGGTGGCATCTCACTGGGAACGGCACTCGGCGCGGCACTACGGCATCTCGGGATCGACGCGGTCTGGACACTCTGCGCGGCAACACCTTTGGCGGGCTTCGTGTTGATCAGCATTGTCGCCCCGGAGCCGCGGGTGGCGCGATCCGGCGGCGGTCGCGGTCTGATGCTGCGGCCGGCCGCGCTGCCCGGCCTGGCCCTGGCCTTGGCCGCCGCGGGCTATGTCGGGCTGGCCGCGTTCATCATCCGCGACCTGCAAGTGCGCGGAATCGGCTCCGGCGCAGTCGTATTGAGCATCTTCAGCGCGGTCTACGCCGGTACCCGGCTGGTCATCGGGAAGCTGCCGGACCAGCTCGGACCGCGCCGCGTCGGCACCTGGTCCGGGATCGGCGAGGCGCTCGGCCTGCTGATCATCGCGTGGTCGCCGAACCTGCCGGTGGCGGTACTCGGTGTCGTGGTCATGGGCGTCGGGTTCTCGCTGCTGCACCCCTCGCTGGCGCTGATGGTCATGAACAGCACCGAAAGCACGAAACAGGGTGCGGCACTGGGCGCCTACACCTCGTTCTGGGATCTGGGCCTGTTCGTCTGGGGTCCGGCGACCGGGGCCATCGCGAGCGGATTGGGCTATCCCGCCGTATTTCTCGTCGGCGCGGGCTGTGCGTGCGCCGCCGCGGTCATGGCCAACACGATTCGGCAATCGCCGCCACCGGCTGCGAAGGGAGTCAGCGAATGA